One window of the Octopus sinensis linkage group LG3, ASM634580v1, whole genome shotgun sequence genome contains the following:
- the LOC115209085 gene encoding peroxisome assembly factor 2-like has protein sequence MIIKNMYQSSYLGEFVTREDKPPQQNNTNVEGVDESFLTKHPLHLNVDKKTASSILSLENDCEYFFIAFRRPEVRKSTLPVGGLYFTLPDDQDIEPKVDEDTNLICVVFIDETLVPPPFPTNRELDEGSEVDEKSNLINSKVHLYCTNQFLQHYGWEPSQNIVFRRIIPFPLEKVILFVKDLDTYKALKNLDFRHLLLQVCKHGVLVRTNDLFLALWVPGKLNSSVPNYFQHIVVTECCPFRQGLLTAKTEIFTIHEETSSSNPRRSRMDCLSKDSLFFSTFCPWSKKPKDNSLDINIMVPAKIVGDKRLRDVMIRTDSDQEFDPNYIICMSRKLMLANKLFDSSIVEVYCIGNKVELFREKDDIFENDFESSPKRTTIVRSKMAMVKCLGRRYDKSRFAFISPILLFNIQVPPQHLPTTSVAIVIKKLQNVNGKQTNDSFLDNLKLWNIVIAKKVIFSLIKTPGSEDLPSKELEKYFTYPRLMEKGDIFCIKIKNSSLSQTDLSFEKSSIFYLKVENIKPNLEHGDRHLVHPKHTTTSLKENYTAHSFVPYLLNDSPPYWCQSKPAGLESYVENLLRLILPFLNDTLDAKVQEILSPTILISGPSGVGKTTVIDAVARTLCLQVIKVCCQDLSSMSPFTMIEKIKNIVRTAKEYSPCILVLKNLEFLGRSEKHSIDMKIGTFFVDILQQAKRYALDYPMLIIGTTENIQELQPNIPEGFLHHMKMQVPSEAERAIIFTNLTEDVYFSGDVSSTYISRRTAGYVLGDIVDLVKRAQAEAYKRVTDFVGIKDKKWHETHNDLCTSGVVIQHCDFENALDSLQASQADELGTPKIPKVKWEDIGGLSDVKQEILDTIQLPLLRPELLAAGLRRSGILLHGPPGTGKTLIAKAVATECSLNFFSVRGPELMNKYVGQSEENVRKVFQQARDAAPCVIFFDELDSLAPNRGRSGDTGGVMDRIVSQLLAELDGLHKSNNVFVIGATNRVDLLDPALLRPGRFDKVLYMGASKNKETQLKILQAVTRKFKLGNFSLKSIVDKCDLDLTGADFYALASDAWMNATKKIIQKLEVGRDVDTSKITVEESDFLEALGNLVPSVSENQHEHYKNLRNTYAT, from the coding sequence atgattataaaaaatatgtatcaaTCATCGTATCTCGGTGAATTTGTTACTCGGGAGGATAAACCACCACAGCAAAACAACACTAATGTCGAGGGCGTAGATGAATCCTTTTTAACGAAACACCCACTTCATTTGAATGTCGATAAAAAAACTGCATCATCAATTCTGTCGTTAGAAAATGATTGTGAATATTTTTTCATTGCTTTCCGACGTCCAGAAGTGCGGAAGAGCACTTTACCAGTAGGGGGCCTTTATTTCACCCTTCCTGACGATCAAGATATTGAGCCTAAAGTTGATGAAGACACTAATTTAATATGTGTCGTGTTTATTGATGAAACCCTGGTTCCCCCTCCATTCCCAACTAATCGGGAGCTGGACGAAGGTAGTGAAGTAGATGAAAAATCAAACCTAATCAACTCTAAAGTCCATCTATATTGCACTAACCAGTTTTTACAACACTATGGTTGGGAACCATCACAGAATATAGTTTTCAGAAGGATAATACCCTTTCCTCTGGAGaaagttattttgtttgttaaggATTTAGATACGTATAAGGCATTAAAAAACTTGGATTTTCGTCATCTTCTTTTGCAAGTATGTAAACATGGTGTTTTGGTGCGGACCAATGATTTGTTTCTTGCATTATGGGTTCCTGGAAAGCTTAATTCTTCAGTACCGAACTACTTTCAACATATTGTGGTCACTGAATGTTGTCCTTTTAGACAAGGTCTACTAACAgctaaaactgaaatatttactATACACGAGGAAACTAGTTCTTCAAATCCTCGCAGGTCTCGCATGGATTGTTTGTCTAAAGACAGTTTATTCTTCTCAACCTTCTGTCCATGGAGCAAAAAGCCTAAAGACAACAGTTTAGATATCAATATAATGGTACCTGCAAAAATTGTTGGTGATAAGAGACTCAGAGATGTGATGATACGAACTGATTCAGATCAAGAATTTGATCCAaactatattatatgcatgtctCGAAAACTGATGTTGGCCAACAAACTATTTGACAGTAGTATTGTTGAAGTGTATTGTATTGGGAACAAAGTCGAACTTTTCCGAGAAAAAgatgatatatttgaaaatgaCTTTGAATCTTCTCCAAAAAGGACCACAATTGTTCGCTCCAAGATGGCAATGGTGAAGTGTCTTGGAAGGAGGTATGATAAATCTCGCTTTGCTTTCATTTCTCCAATTCTGCTGTTCAATATACAAGTACCTCCACAACACCTCCCTACTACAAGTGTAGCAATTGTCATTAAGAAACTACAAAATGTTAATGGAAAGCAAACAAACGATTCCTTTTTAGATAATTTGAAACTCTGGAATATAGTGATTGCCAAAAAGGTCATTTTCAGCCTAATTAAAACACCTGGTAGTGAGGATTTACCTTCTAAGgaacttgaaaaatattttacatatcctCGTCTAATGGAAAAGGGTGAtattttctgcataaaaataaaaaatagtagCCTCTCCCAGACAGACCTTTCCTTTGAAAAGAGTTCGATTTTCTATCTTAAGGTTGAGAACATCAAACCAAACCTTGAACATGGTGATAGACATCTTGTACATCCAAAACATACAACTACAAGTCTCAAAGAAAATTATACTGCCCATAGCTTTGTACCTTATCTCCTCAATGACTCACCCCCTTACTGGTGTCAGTCTAAACCTGCTGGACTGGAATCTTATGTGGAAAACTTGTTAAGATTGATTTTACCATTTCTTAATGACACACTGGATGCAAAAGTTCAAGAAATTCTATCTCCCACTATATTAATATCTGGTCCTAGTGGTGTTGGCAAGACAACTGTAATTGATGCAGTGGCAAGAACATTATGTCTGCAGGTCATCAAAGTATGCTGTCAAGATCTCAGCAGTATGTCACCATTTACCATGattgagaaaattaaaaatattgttcGGACAGCAAAAGAATATTCCCCATGCATTCTAGTATtgaaaaatttggaatttttgggTCGCTCAGAAAAGCATAGCATTGATATGAAGATAGGTACGTTTTTTGTTGATATTCTGCAGCAAGCTAAGCGATATGCTTTAGATTATCCTATGTTGATTATTGGGACCACTGAAAATATACAAGAATTGCAACCTAATATTCCAGAGGGATTTCTACATCATATGAAAATGCAAGTTCCTTCTGAAGCTGAACGTGCAATTATATTCACTAATTTGACAGAAGATGTATACTTTTCTGGTGATGTATCATCAACTTACATCAGTCGGCGTACTGCAGGCTATGTGTTAGGGGATATAGTTGATCTGGTGAAAAGGGCACAAGCAGAAGCCTACAAACGGGTGACTGATTTTGTGGGAATTAAAGACAAAAAATGGCACGAGACACATAATGATCTTTGTACTTCAGGTGTAGTCATACAACATTGTGATTTTGAAAATGCACTTGATAGTTTACAGGCCTCACAAGCAGATGAACTAGGAACACCTAAAATTCCCAAAGTTAAATGGGAAGATATTGGTGGTCTAAGTGATGTAAAACAAGAGATTTTAGACACAATTCAGTTGCCTCTTCTGCGTCCTGAACTTCTAGCTGCTGGTCTGAGACGTTCTGGAATACTCTTACATGGTCCACcagggacaggaaaaacattgATTGCCAAAGCTGTTGCAACAGAATGTTCTTTGAATTTTTTCAGTGTCAGAGGACCTGAACTTATGAACAAATATGTTGGACAAAGTGAAGAAAATGTACGCAAAGTATTCCAACAAGCTCGTGATGCTGCACCATGTGTTATCTTTTTTGATGAACTTGACTCATTAGCCCCCAATAGGGGTCGCAGTGGAGATACTGGTGGTGTAATGGACCGTATTGTTTCACAGTTACTTGCTGAGCTTGATGGATTACACAAGTCAAATAATGTATTTGTTATTGGTGCAACAAATCGTGTTGATTTACTGGATCCTGCACTGCTGCGACCTGGCAGATTTGACAAAGTTCTTTATATGGGTGCTTCAAAAAACAAAGAGACACAATTAAAGATACTTCAAGCTGTTACAAGGAAATTCAAACTTGGTAATTTCTCACTGAAGTCTATTGTGGACAAATGTGATCTAGATTTGACTGGCGCTGATTTTTATGCCTTAGCATCAGATGCTTGGATGAATGCcacaaaaaaaatcattcaaaagTTAGAAGTTGGTCGTGATGTAGATACATCCAAAATAACTGTTGAAGAGTCTGATTTTTTGGAAGCTTTAGGAAATCTAGTTCCATCTGTATCTGAAAATCAACATGAACACTATAAAAATCTTCGGAATACATATGCTACTTAA